The genomic stretch tgcaataaagaattgagtattgagtattgaccAAGTATCTAAGGACCACAATTTTTAACATAGGGTTTGCATATGTTTCGCGATGCCACGGGTTTTGCgatctttaaataaatttgtacCTATGTTCCCTTATCCGTAGATTCTACCTGTAATTACTTACCATGTCTATCCCTGTCCCTGTCTCTATCCTTCAAGTCTTTCAGTTCCTTAAGAGCCTTAAGCTCATCCAGTGGACTTTTGGACACTACCGAGCAGCGTGAACAaagataaagaaattatttgatAAGGAATTAATGAAGTGATAGATATGATGCACTTGCGTATTATCGGAGGTAACGTATTAGTTTATTAATCCACACATATCTAGATGCATAGAAAATATATCTGTGTATTTTACAGCAGCGGATATGCTTACACACAAGATAATGTTGGAAAATATGATATCTGGCCATGTCAATTTAAATTactaaaagtataaaaaaatatattattttagaatttatgCATCTGGAACTTACTCGGTCTTCCGTAGAACTTGGTATTTCCATGTACAGGATGTTCTTCATAGTGTGTGAATCCAGGTTCTCCTTTAGGTCCAACAATGGAAACTCCCGGTGGACCGGGAGGTCCTGGTGGTCCAGGCGGTCCAGGTGGTCCTGGCAAGTACTGGACAGCTTCTGATAGGGATCCTGATGGACCGGGAGGTCCCGCTGGACCGGGCACACCTGGTAGACCTGGGAGCCCGTCAAAGCCGCGCTCGCCCTTTTCACCTTtgaactaatataaatatttttgttaattgtaTAGCACCTAGTAAggtgttatgttattattaatgttgtagtttaaataaatcGATCCGGCTACTAGGACTACGGCTAAGTTAAGTGCTGTCCCATTCCTCCTAAGATATATACATCACTTTTGACAAACATAGTTTAAGACGTAGTAAATTGATAAAgcataaaatcaattaaattattcagaATCCACTATcttcataattttgttttggtgAAGTAAGATTAAGAAATATCTACCTACTTTATAAAACCCCGATTATAACAAGCTGACAATAAATTTGTATGACCCTCAAAatggaggctgagtcaccctcgtccgtaggagagcacccttaaaaaactgaacccctacacgtggcctctgggtggtgctaaacAGGTGACACTCAGGTGGTAGgtttcggccgacggcattataaccacccaccgagcaaaaccgtgtcgccaagcggcctagccgtgttccgccacgatgctcggtgacgccgtacgagaggatgggtcgaaatgtttgttccactatgggtagaccgatctggcgcgcgctggtgtggctgcatcgggtggccagtcgcggagggtagcgggatccgaggcacggtgcaccgctggccgaccgcagatagttgggggcccaattagcgtgctagccacacgtgaaaggctgccccgccatctagcgaaaaatcccacgtatacgccatcgtgccggttggcgaccggaagagagggcccgatggatttacgtgggggggctcgggcgtccccgcagtctccaggctggcctcccattgatgtggctaactgcagtgcgcgtctggggtcgcctgtgaggaggaacatttcactgccatcctctcagcaacttatttacgactatgaaaacgagagctaagaaaagggttcaacagcggctgcactcctctccctcaaagtgcacctctccaacatccgaggcttgcactcaaatctcattgcggtccatcaccatctggagaccgagaacccaacgctcttgtttctctcggagacccagatcagatgtccgtcggacgtatcatacctgaactacccaggcttttctctggagcacaacttcgttccccgtgcaggcgtatgcctatacgtccaagacggcgtctgttaccggcgtctccgaaactttgaggaccccagtttttcaaccttgtggatactggtggacacaggcatctagagaaaatcctctatgcctgtgtctaccggtcgcacagcggagatttggagacgaccagattagctcaacaccttgtggagacggcggatgcggctcggcagaggtacccttcggcccagttggtgttactgggggactttaacgctcatcaccaggagtggctgttcccataccagtgcactgaccatgctgggagggaaatgcgtaagcttgcgctaacgcttggcctgacccagctggtccaggaggccacaagggtgcccgatgtcgactcgcacactgccaactgcctagaccttctgctgacaactgatccagacagctactcggtgtcagtatcttcacccttgggtagctctgaccactgtctggtgaaatccgtatccacgtactccccaccggatccttgtcccagaggatctcggcggatgtggcggtacaagtcagcagattgggatgggatgcgatccttttttgcatcctatccttggcggcctgtctgcttctctactgaagacccgtcagcttgtgcggatgccataacaggggtgttgcgtcagggcatggaatactacattccattctctgacgcgacatctttcggtgggactcgtccatggttcgatgccgactgcagacgtgctgaagcgcgaaagcatgcggcatacttggcatgggcggatgccaggcgtcgtaaggctgacgacactcttcagaggaagagagcctataacagggctgccaagtcatgcaaaaaggcattacggatggcccggttcaaccacattggccgaatagggaacaaactggcttcttacccagcgggtagtaaagcattctggtccctggccaaggcggttgaatcgaacttctgccgcccttcactcccacctctcctggggcctaacgggacgctggcacacaccgcggtagagaaggcaaacctgtttgcttctctatttgcggaatcttcacgtcttgatactggtggcgctatacctccttctctaaataacgtatgcgagacgaaaatgtcgaaaattcgcatccgacagaaggaggtgtataagacgttgcgtaatctcgacgtgaacaaggccagtggccccgacggaatcccggccgtggttttaaaaacctgtgcgcctgagttgtctccaaccctgacacgcctgtttcgactttccttggagactggtcaagtgccggttgcatggaagctggccaacgtgcagcctgtgcccaaaaaaggtagtcgtgccgaccctaacaattaccgaccaatctcggtcacgtccatactctgtaagagtatggaacgtgtactcaacaacaggctcctggcataccttgaaggtaacgacctcctcagcgatcagcagtatgggtttcgccgcaaccgatccactggggaccttcttgcgtatgccacccacatttggagcgaggccatcgagaagcacggggaggcaatagcggtctctctcgatatatcgaaggcctttgacagggtttggcacgacagccttatcggcaagcttcctgcatatggacttcccgctgatctgtgcagatggattgcagacttcctgagggatcggtcaattcgagtagtcatcgatggctgctcgtctgaccaatttggtatcaacgccggagtccctcaggggtcagtactttcagcaacgctctttttgctgcacatcaacgacctgcttaagcccggtatctttgggtatgcagatgacagcacagttgttgaaaggtatgtgtccgatgcgcggactagcggaacacagatccggtctctaagagaatccatggtcgaacggttgaactcgtccttgaaggcggtctccgattggggtgacgccaacttggtcaagttcaacgctaccaaaacccaggcgtgtctattctctgccaaacggagtcaatttccgctggctcctactttccgaaatgtatccgttccaatatcggatcacctagagcttcttggcgtaactctatcgccaacgctaaacttcggctcttatatagagtcgaaggcgcatctggctggtaggaagttgggtatcctctcgaaggtgagacggtacttcacaccgaaacaactgctgagcctgtaccaagcgcaggttcggtcatgtatggagtactgttctcacctttgggacggctcggctaaatgccagctagatgcgctcgaacacattgaaaggcgtgccaagaagctcatcaacgatgatgcgcttgtggaggcccggcttcaaagccttgaacacaggcgcaaggtcgcaagcctttccgttttttaccggatacatttcggagagtgtgcgggggaattgcacaacttgattccccctagtccttttcatcatcgaaccacaagacaatcggcgaggcgtcaccgcttcatggtagatatcccaccaactcgcacgaagcgcttcgcttcaagcttccttgtgcgaactgctagggagtggaactccttgccggagtctgtgtttcctgatgggtatgacctgggtgtcttcaaggcccgagtgaataggttgcttatgggcagacgtgctccaccgtaggccgcatcatcacttaccatcaggtgagatagcggtcaaacgtcgacccattaaatgtaaaaaaaaaaaaaaaaatatgacaacacTAAGCCACCACTCGTCAAATgacaaaatcttaaaaaaaaaaacagaaaaatttaaggaaataaattgtgtttaagTATTCCACACACGACTCTTCACGTGCGTCACGTCAATCTTGTATAATTCATACGTCGTATTATTTGCGGGAACGTAACAAAACGACGCTTTGGTTACTAACTCAAGAGGTACGTAGCGATAAATCCTTTTATTTAACGTATATTATGTGCCCATTTTCAGCAACCCCACCCTTAAAACTATCTcaaaacttttttattctttttaaataaacgttgcccctcactaggattttctcctgcgtcgtgggtgcgttaacaaacatacaatttcattacaaataaaaaaagggtggtttttagtcaataagagtctgacactgcctctcgcctcgtgCAAGGCGacagaagacattggatgatattgccaccttaaaaaaatCCCTATCCTAACTCTCATGGtgtagggtttttttttaatttaggagAGGTTCGAAAAATTTTTGGGAATATACTATCGCACCCCTAGATGAAGACTCCGGTAActcaaaaaaactattttttttcagaaataaagaaaaactgaTATTTCTACATAgagaaaatatatcaaaaatctAACTATTAAgcgccattttttcaaaatggtggACGATATTGTTACGTGAGTTATATGTCCGCCTTAAAAAGGCACTTTTTGAGTTACAGGAGTCTTCGTCTAGGGGTGCGATAGATATTCCCAACAATTTTTTATCTGACTCAGGCATGGCACCCAAGACAGCGTAGTGAAAACCAACAAAGCAGTCAATCTTAACGTCCCGTATAATTCTTaggtcaaaatataaataaaaccgcATAAACAAGGCAGACCGAGTTCTCTATAAACTCCGAAGTTGTAAGCTTACGGATGACACAGAAAATCTCAGTTTATGGCAGTACAGGGTGGGAACTTTGTTTTATGGTGTTCCCTTGTCGGGATAATTTCGCTATAAAGAGGTGGAAAGGTCAAAGAAAAAGTTGCCTACCCTTTTTTACGCGTTAAATAgggatttttttgaaaaacaatgGTGGTTTGTatcttttttaaccgacttgaaaaaaaaagaagttcTTGTTTCGCGATTATGTCGggtttagctgaaccgattttgatacggttttttcagcatagtatttaaatttgtatttgACTTAATAGAAGGTTTCAGGGATATTAGCTGGCTTAAAAATTTAGGTAGTAAGgaaaattttgacttttgacttttggtgttttaaaaaatagttttattttgattttcgtTACATTGTGATTGCATCTATTTAATCACCATTAGGGgcagtttttttataatcatgtccacatttttttttagagAACTGTCTGCTATAACCTAGACTAGACTATATCCAACTAGCTTAAAATAACATAGTGATGTCCTATCGAATCAGAATAACTCAACTCTAATTATTTACACACTCGAAAGAAGCGAAGAGGAAACAAGTCTACgtctcattattttttttaaacctctCATTTTATTTCATGCCATTCTTTTTTGGGATTCCTGTGTGTCCCAGTGGGTTCGTTAAGCCCGTCTGTCCTCTTGTATGtgattatatttacataacagCCCCGTAACGGACGTGTACTGAATTTCAAATCAGTCAACACGAACCTTTTTCAGTTTGCTGAAAGATTTTGCGGTTCAAATGTACTGTAGGTGCGGAACCCGTATTGAAAATGtcacgttttaaaatattgcttttttttttgacaattaaatttgaaaatggagatgttattgtttgttgtgAACATCAtgtgtgtattatttaaaaaaatacataattttatatttgactTTTGCTCTTGGTTCGTCACTCTTTTCATTAAATCTTCACTCTTTCAATGCATCAGCCCTACCACAAGAGATGCACTGAAAATCCTacgaaatttaattatttccttaTTGAAAAACTTTATGATATTCTGTTCTCCATTGATGTGAAAACACTTcgttaaagtaaataaatattacataaattccAGTAGTTGAGTGATTGAAAGTTGTcgataagtattataataaaaaacaattttaacaaaaaaaaaaccgacttcaaaaaataaatattccaaaacaaattaatatgcactaaaaagtaaaagaaataattgcgtatttttcaacaacttaatagatcaactaactttactaactcatcacacacattataatgtaagtaggtacaattattgttatttctggagtcggtgtcagccaactaagataggtttgttatttacctattatcacaacaaaacattgcagttttacaccagttgtaagtaggtactcaaccaccactccgcccgtgccgtgcccgtgccgtgctagttgttggcgtttcctaggctgacaccgactccaataaaaaaagtaatttaaaaaactaaaaaacccgactgcgtttctttataatattaaaatgaaaaaaccctaaaacaagaaagtcatcgtaaaatttaagcagtcgggacccattctaaatataaagactttgtgagggcacatacggctggctttctagaatgggtcccgactgcttaaattttacgatgactttcttgttttagggttttttcattttaatattataaagaaacgcagtcgggttttttagttttttaaattactttttttattttatttttttagttttattatttttttattttgatataactagggtcactctcacagtaaatacgaatcaaacgacccctatcgagcggaaatccatcgagtcgttcaggctagagagtgagaaatattcgaatttggcgccaaaaatccgccattttgtttttttattattttgatatatccagtgtcactctcacagtaaatacgaatccaacgacacctctcaagtcaaaatccatcaagccgtttaggctgcagagcgtgccaaacaattatacatacatacatacatacatacatacatacatacatacatacatacatacactcgaaaaacataaccctccttctggcgcagtcgggtaaaaataacaataattgtacctacttacattataatgtgtgtgatgagttagtaaagttagttgatctattaagttgttgaaaaatacgcaattatttcttttactttttagtgcatattaatttgttttggaatatttattttttgaagtcggttttttttttgttaaattttttttttatttcttgatttttagtgaataacttatttgagtatgggtcgacctattaaacgcgctgctcatatgagacagtgccgtgtaaatgaataatattaatatctatccatattgacgcataattacattttcaaatgtatattaacctgatacccttacttatgatctgccgagccgacagctaacagtaacctgttcataagctacatacatagtcagttgtcaaacacacaaacagattagatacccacataggtatacagtcatgtaactcagacagcacatcaagctacccatcattctataccagatatgctactatctgtcctgaattttatggctactgagaaagataagctagtatgcatcacttcaacgtaaacgcggagctcattctgctcatttttaaggagttccctggattatcttccacatttatggtcagactttaaaaacaattatatggaaccacactgccatcgtactctttcaaatacaaaaagaatttctcaaatcggactataactgccagagatatgcatttgtcaaacacaaacagattaggtacctacatacacatgtaaatcagacagcacatcaagctacccatcattctataccagatatgctactatctgtcctgaattgtatggttactcagaaagataagctaatatacatcacttaaactcaaacgcagagcatattctgttcatttttgaggagttccctggattatcttccacatttatggtcagactttaaaaatttttttatgggaccacacggacatcgtactctttcaaacacaaaaagaatttctcaaatcggtctataactgacggagatatcgattaacatacataaaaaaaaaaaaaaaaatacggtcgaattgagaacctcctcctttttttgaagtcggttaaaaagaaaaattctgGTGCACCAAAAATGAATGTAGAAATTACAGTCACTTCCCGTCAGACGAAACTGTACCGGTTGGTTTACTTGagtcagccaatcagagcgtcgaacgcgctctcgtttcgattactttaaacgtaaagcaaaactcgtactaagggtactggtttgAGTTCAATGCCAATAACCATGAACCAAATAAAAGAAGTAAGTAATCCATTTCCATTCcaaatttaaagttttaaaaatattgtcaacgtattttttataaatcacattTCTTATTACTACAATACTAGTATTTctagtaattttgtaaaaaaacttgtattttcaaggttacaaaaagttttattattttttaaaccaaaataCAAGTTCAATACGAACCACAAAAAGATTGACAGGCTCTGCATTCCTTCTCGAGGTACAAAAAGCGTGGTACTACtacttgtttataaataaacttctgATAAAACATGAAGCTCAATGTGACACAATATACGGACAATATcttgttattataaatttaatatctgTATTATATGTACTGACCTGTTTTACATATTTTGGTTAGTACCTATTTGATATAAGACGatcgatattatttaataaacaaaatagccTTGGGTCCAAAACTTGCATAACAACCCagtaataatatgaaaacagacaaaaaataaagaattatctTCACTTTGGGTTTATAAATTGCAAATAGATAAATTATACAACTTGTTGTTACCGTAATACCAACTTATTGTTATTGGTATAAAACAGAGTTATAAAACTTACGATTGCTTGTATACATTGCCTCTATACCACCAGTTTATAATGAAACCATGGGCGTGTTTTTATGGCTTAGACGTCGTCTATctgctttaaaaaaatgttcaaaattacACCAATAAGGTACAAAGGTAACATCACGATCGCGCGTGACCTTGAATTCGTTTTTTAACACAAGTCAATGTCAGAAACTGTCTGTGTATTATGTTATTTgcttatattgttttaatattatgtttactttcattaacatttataaacCAATTGAATTGTAATGTAGATACTAAAAGTAAAGTATAACATGAATAAAATTGCCAAGTAacataatcaaaacaaaagtgACTCGTTCGCAACAGATTAAATACTTACTTGGTTCGGCCGCAATAATCAGTAGGTatgattaaacattttttgaGTAGATAAACAAACAGATAACGCGAACACAGATGCTTAACGCGTTCGCTTTTATATAGATATCTTTAAATACGCACGCTCGGTCAATTCGTCAGTAGTTTACTCGTGGGCCGCGAACAGTGTGTACATTATACCAGTGTATGTAATCGACCCAAACAAAATGTTCCTCATACTAGTGTTAATTGGTTTAGTGGCACTTTATTTCTACGGAACGCGGACATTTAACTACTGGAAGTCAAGAGGCATCAAACATGACAAACCGGTACCTATTTTTGGAACGAACTTGAAACAGTTCATGCAACAGGCCAGTATGTGTATGATGGCTACCGAAATGTACAGAAAATATCCAGAGGAAAAAGTTGTGGGATTCTACAGAGGTACTGATCCGGAATTGGTCATAAGAGATCCAGAAATTATCAAGAGGATCCTTACGACTGACTTCCAATGTTTCCACTCTAGAGGCCTCACTTACCACAAGACATGTGTCGAACCCCTGTTAAGGAACATTTTCTTTGCTGACGGTGACTTATGGCGTTTGATCCGACAGAGATTTACTCCTGCTTTCAGTACAGGCAAGTTGAAGGCTATGTTCCATATCATCACAGACAGAGCAGAGAAGTTACAGGTTATCACAGAAGAGGTCGTTGACCGGGAATATTATGACGCTCGAGAACTAATGGCGAGATACACAACAGACTTTATTGGTGTCTGCGCGTTCGGAATTGACATGGACTCTTTGAGCGATGAAAACTCTCACTTCAGAAAATTAGgtaaaagaattttcgaaaGGAGATTCAGAGATGCAGTTGCCGGGGCCTTGAAGATTATGTTCCCAGAAGTGTTCAAGCACATGCATTTCCTAGCACCCGAGTTGGAAACAAACATGAAACATTTAGTGCAAACCGTGCTTAAGAACAGAAACTACAAGCCATCAGGTAGAAACGATTTCATTGATCTAATGTTAGAGCTTAGAGAAAAGGGGAAAATTATTGGAGAGTCTATTGAACACAAAAATCCAGATGGAACTCCAAAAATAGTGGATTTGGAAATGGACGATTTACTAATGACAGCTCAAGCATTTGTTTTCTTCGGAGCTGGTTTCGAAACGTCATCTACTGCCTCAAGTTACACTTTGCATCAGTTAGCGTTCCACCCAGAATATCAGAAAAAGGTACAAGAGGAAGTGGACACTGTGTTAGCCAAACATAACAATAAACTGACCTACGATGCTATCAAAGAGATGAAATATTTGGAGATGGCATTTTACGAGTCGATGAGAATGTATCCATCCGTTGGGTACTTGATTCGACAGTGCTGTGTACCTAAATATACATTCCCAGAAATTGATTTGACGATCGACGAAGGCCTTAAAGTGATGATACCTATACAAGCTATCCACAGAGATGAGAAGTACTTCAGAGAACCAAACAAGTTTGACCCTGAAAGGTTTAGTGACGGTACAAAGGAAGATATCAAAAACTTCGTGTACTTGCCTTTCGGAGAGGGTCCACGATCCTGTGTTGGTAAGTACTAtactatttaaaactttatatcttcaaatataaaaactattatagACTAGCAAATTAGGAATGAATTTCATAGAATTGATAGCTTTAGATATCAAAATGTAGAGAccacatcataatattattatgtaggtgcGAATAcctaagcaaaaaataaatacgatcGGTAAATATATCACGTACGTTTTATGAATTCAAATTAAATGCGAGTGATATTTCAATCCAATAGTCGAGGCTTGAGGTAAATTTTCCGGTTTAGCAAAGTAATATTTGGGTTCGAAGTTCTGACCATTAAAAACACAATACGATTACTTGACTtacttgattaattaattaatgactaAGTACGTGCACTATTTCCATAGACTTTATTGCTCCCGATGTGTTAATTTCTAGATAAAAGTGTACATTTCAAGTATACcactgcctacctcttcggggaatAACAGGCATGACGTATAAATATGCAATTCTAATAATCTAAAATGCATGACTGATAGTGATTAGTAATCTGTAAATCGTATTATCTAAATTACTATACTTATAGTCCCAAAGACTGTTACTAACCTAATCCTAATACGTACTCGTAGAACTGAATAAAATTTGTCTAGTAATTGCTCAGCAGATTTGTTCAAATATTTCACTTAAAAACACATATTAGACTTGAATGTATGTatgctataaatattttgatgctTTTTCCAGGTGCCAGATTAGGACAGATGCAGTCAATGGCTGGTCTTGCAGCAGTTCTACAGAAGTACTCCGTAGAACCAGCAGCTTGCAGTCGCCAGGAACCATTGCCTGATCCAGCTGGTATTGTCTCCGAAGGTTTTGTTGGCGGTCTACCCCTCAAAATAAGGAGACgagtgaaataattttaaacatattttgtaatatagactgactttttatttctatttttttatattgctcAAAAGTAACTTTTATTGTGATGTAAGACCATGGCGCTATGAACTCGCTAGAgattgagattttatttttattaacttgattagtgtttaaattatttattaaagggaTAAAAATGGCCGGTACGTATgttttgtaattgaaataaaatacttaccatTGACACATCTAGTATGTTTACTCCTGGATCTCCTTTCTCGCCTTTTGGTCCTACTGGCCCCGGCTGCCCAGGTGGTCCTAATGTTCCTGGACGCCCCTGTAAATTATTATCAtgtcaaaaacatattttcataagCTTTTTAATAATGTATACCGAAACAATGATTACAACAATAgggtataaataattatataagtttatttacctTTGCATTCTGAGCAGCGAGCAAAAGAGAtaaaagatattaaatattaatcaataaattactTGATTTTTATTACTCTCAACTGCTAAATAGCAAAATTCTTTATCAACACTTACAATCCATCCTGGTAGCCCAATATCCCCCTTATCTCCAGGTCTTCCAGGCGGTCCAGGTGGTCCAGGTGTTCCAGCATTACCCTTAGGACCACTTGGTCCTGGCCTTCCTCTTCTTCCTCGCAAACCCGCGTCACCTTTGTCACCCTGTTATcagtacttaaaattattatctaagtCATTATccatatattttatcattatttttcattacttgTCTAATCACGGTATTTAGTAGACTTTGTATCACTTCTATAATATGTGTAATTGTTACCTAGTGATTATTGGTGTGTAAGGATTTGTACCTAATTAGCTTTGACCTTCAATGTTTTAGCGGGCTATTGAAGAACTGTGTAGGTGGATC from Spodoptera frugiperda isolate SF20-4 chromosome 4, AGI-APGP_CSIRO_Sfru_2.0, whole genome shotgun sequence encodes the following:
- the LOC118272349 gene encoding cytochrome P450 6B2 gives rise to the protein MFLILVLIGLVALYFYGTRTFNYWKSRGIKHDKPVPIFGTNLKQFMQQASMCMMATEMYRKYPEEKVVGFYRGTDPELVIRDPEIIKRILTTDFQCFHSRGLTYHKTCVEPLLRNIFFADGDLWRLIRQRFTPAFSTGKLKAMFHIITDRAEKLQVITEEVVDREYYDARELMARYTTDFIGVCAFGIDMDSLSDENSHFRKLGKRIFERRFRDAVAGALKIMFPEVFKHMHFLAPELETNMKHLVQTVLKNRNYKPSGRNDFIDLMLELREKGKIIGESIEHKNPDGTPKIVDLEMDDLLMTAQAFVFFGAGFETSSTASSYTLHQLAFHPEYQKKVQEEVDTVLAKHNNKLTYDAIKEMKYLEMAFYESMRMYPSVGYLIRQCCVPKYTFPEIDLTIDEGLKVMIPIQAIHRDEKYFREPNKFDPERFSDGTKEDIKNFVYLPFGEGPRSCVGARLGQMQSMAGLAAVLQKYSVEPAACSRQEPLPDPAGIVSEGFVGGLPLKIRRRVK